In Esox lucius isolate fEsoLuc1 chromosome 22, fEsoLuc1.pri, whole genome shotgun sequence, the genomic window TTTCTTTCCCACTCTCAGGATTTGGCCTGTGTCCAGCATTTGGTGGAAACTCTGAGTGCTACCTTGCATTGTCTTCCTTccctactgtgtgtgtgtgtgtgtgtgtgtgtctgcgtgcgtgtgtgcgtgcgcgcgtgtgcctgtgtgtgtgtgcgcgcgtgcaaGCGTGCTCGGGCGCATGTGTTGCTTTGGCTTCCTTCCCCTGTTCCTTGCCATTGTTTTGCCTTTTTGATTGTTTCCAGGAgccatgtgagtgtgtgtgtctagctATGTGTATGTGTCTTTTGACGTACATTATCTTGTTGTAACATTTCCAGCAGAGCAAACTCTCCCCCGCTACATTAGGCTTATCAAGGCTGAACTCTGTTTCCACCCTGGCCTTGAGCCAGGACCCAACAACACTGTGTGTGCGACCATCCCAtccatttatgtgtgtgttgtgtcagacattttgtaaaatgtatttaggaaTGTAGCAAAGTCATTAGAGGCTGAATGTCAGTGGTATTGGCACAGGGTTGGTTTTTACTGTCTCTGACATTTtatcgtaaacattcctttttACAATCataatttttctctctccttccctgaaCCCCCTCCATCCAACACCACCGCCCCCAGGAGGAAAATGAAATTCCATCCAGTGTTTTTGTTAAGGATCCCATTCCTACACTcccagaggagggggaggagcctGCCGCCGACGCTGATGCCAACCATTCCATGGAGGAGGGGCTTCACACAATCGACCTATCCTCAGATGAGGATGTGGGGCTTGAGGCGGAGCAGGAAGAGGGAGATGGACTGCATGACCTGGTCGGAGATCCCATTGAGAAATCCCGCACAGATAAATTCAAACGCTCCAGTCTGAAGAAGGTTGGTGATGGAAAGGGTTTAGCTTCAGTGTTCAGGTTACTGCTTTGTCATAACTGACATGTTAGGGACTGATCGTTTTGTATGACATGGGGTATTTGGAGTAAGaatccccccaaaaatatgaaaatccCCCcaagcaaaatgtattttcacatcACCCTCCCAAGCCATGGGGAAAAAACACCCGCATGGACTACATTCGGTAGCATCAACTCTTCCAAAAGACGATTCGTTCCACTCACTTTTTCCCCCAACGGAACATCTCCCTTTGACTCTGAAAGTCCACTGAATATTTCAAGACAATCTATAGTGAGACTGCAAAGAACCACTTGAATTCTTGAGTAGAGAACTTAGTTCATGATTTTGGTCCTTCTGTAATTCTGCAACGCCATGAAGATTTATTCCCCCTTTTCTTAGCTTTCTTTTTAGATTGGCTGATGGAATAGCCAATAAAAAGGTTACATAGAGATATGGTATGTTCTGACAGTTAATACGTAAATTCCAAAGGTCTGACAGATAGGCTACTGAAATGTAATCGAGTATAAAATTAAATGACCCTCCCTTGgacttaatcaatcaatcaaatgtatttctaaagccctttttacatcagcagatgtcacaaagtgcttttacaaaacacccagccttaaaccccaaggagcaaacaacagtagtgtcgAATTTCAGTGGCTTAATGAAAAACTGTAAACCCTCCTAAAGAGTGAAATGAAAAAAGCATGATAATCCCCCATTTCCCTCCATGTCTCATCATGTTAAATTCTGATCACTCCCTTAGGTGTCATGGTGATGTTCTGCGGCAATGTGAAGGGTCCCTTTTGGATTGTTGATGTATTGCTGATCTGTCGGAACAAGCTTTAACATCTAGAGTCTGAAGTTAAGGGGTCAAAGTAAGGAGGTGCCCTGCTTTGTGCTTGCTGACAGCGAGGTACTTCGTAATGTTTTGTAGGTGGACAGTCTGAAGAGGGCTTTCTCCAAAGCCAACATCgagaagaaaatgaacaagATTGTGTCCCAGGAGAAACGAGAAAAAATCAAGAAAAGCCTGACGCCCAGTCACCAGAAGAGTCCCGGAGGAAAGAGCTCCTCCTTTAAAGTGTCACCTCTCACTTTCGGCATCAAGAAGGTCGGTACACTCACCCGCACGTGTAGCACACACTAaaatcactcacacacactggtgttAATAAATCTGACATGACCACATCCTGTTGTCACAGAACCCTGAGCTGGAGGGCCATCATCCTGAAGCGGAAGCCGAGGCCCAGGTCTCGTCCCAGACCGCCGTGGCCTCCATCGAGCTCTCCCCGCTCGCCAGCCCTGACGAGGAGGCCTCCTTCCACGAGGTGCACTCCCAGCTGGCCCCAGGCCTGGAGGAGTCCAAGGCAGAGGCTGACTCTTTGGAAGCAGGAGACGTGGCCACCAGTCGAGTTCTGGAATCCGTCCAAATTCCCGAATTCAACGGTGTTCCAGATACCAGTCCGTTCCGAAGATCCGACATTCCCGAGACGGATATGCTGGTTTTGACGGAAGGAGTGAGCGAGGAATACGCCCTCTCAGCCACGCTGCCACAAGACATCTCCCACACTAGCTCTGCCTTTGTCAACGAAGATGAGGAGGAAATAGAGATGAAGGTGAAGGAGATGGAGGCGAGCCGTCTGGAGGAGGAGGCCTGAGGCTGTTAAGgcctctaaacacacacacgtgtaaacACGCTTTCTGAATAGCTTATACCTATTCTCTAACATACTTCCACATTTCCACACACTTTCCTCACCATCATCTTCCAAAAAACCATCTGCCCTCtgtaaaacatgcacacacatgagCTGTTAAATTTCGTTCTTGTATTTCATTGTGCATTACATATTCGTGCgctttgtgtgtgatcatgtgtgtgtgctacatgtgtTTGCGTCAGGGCAGATGTCTGTTTAGCATGTGAAaaaggatgatgatgatttgttttgttttatctttTAAAGCTCTTTACAAATATGGAAATCCCCTCATGCTATTGCTTAAAGTTTAAACCTACTGTTTGTGTTATGTGTAAGATGCTAACTTGTTGTATGTGCTAATATATAGTTGAATTGGTGACACTTTACTTGATGCCAAccatacaaaaacatacatagTACTGTTTTACCTTACAGAGAATCTGCAGAACTTTCTCACACAATGGCAGCAgttgataataaaaataaatgcattctgTACAAGTAGAAGGCATTATTGTGAATTGGTCGGCTTCAAGTAAAGTGTCAGTGATATGTTGTTTTCTCTAAAACGAATTAAAATGATATCTGGTGCCAAAGAAACTTCTCAAGTTATTTTCCTAAATGTTAACACTTCTCTCCAGAATCCTTAGAAATCTAAAGAAATAAAGAATTTGTAACTGACCTGCTCTCTGTTTTTTCCTTCTGTCAACTGATATCTCATTTGGATTGTCCAGAATGTTGTATCACAAAGAAAATCTGCCTAGGGTAAATTAAAGATTAGAAAATCACTCAGTTATCGGTCATCTGCTTAATGTTAGTCACTGAGTGTAACATTTTCAGGCATCTGAAATTATAAAATACACCCCTTAATTTCTTTCTGATTGTTTGGGTACTAGCCTATTTTCCACTAGCTGATAGCTTGCCCACACAGAATACAATAAATATTGATAGGCAATCATAAACCATTCAGCTGGAAggtatttaattaattttggaGATCAACCAGGTAAAGACATCAAAGAACCAACGTTGAGATGTCCAGCTGCTGACCTACTATTTCTAAACAGCGATTTCTGTTTTAACTTTTTGTATTGAACATACAGCACTTTTGAAAGGTATTCTgaccattattgttctcacaaGTTATAGACCTTCAGTGCAATttattgcagtttttttttattttccccaatttattgaaaatataaatatctcACGTACATAcaataagtattcagaccctactttgtagaagcacatTTGGCATGCCTACTATGCCTCAGAACAGAGGATCTTTTACCTCATGCTCTCAGATGGCATCTTTGAAATGGCTTCTGCCCAgacactctaccataaaggcatgACTGATGGAGTGCTGaagaaatgtttgtctttctggcaggttctcccatctctgcagagaaacactgaagcactgttagagtggccattggatTCTTTGCATCTTGTGATCAAGGGTGTCCTTGTTATTTAGTTTGGCTGGACGTTTCGCTGTAGGAaaagtcttggtggttccaaacttccatttaaaaatgatggagccagcccactgtgctcctgagAACTTTTGGCAATTCTTTCAACCCTCCCCAGATCTACCTTGGCGCAATTCTTGGAGGTTTAAGGAGAGCCTCATGGTCTTCAAcgtttggtttttgctctgacaggTATGGTGTTTCCCCGTGTTTGGTGAATTGATTCATTAATCTTTTAACAATGACCAAACATAAGGCTTCCTACCACCCCAGTGATGCAGCATAGTATTTTTTACGTGCATGGCACTACTATGATACTTTAAAGACCCAACCATGGTTCTGCCATTGTACCTAAACATAACCATGGAATTGCATTTGTTACAATATGGTATACAGCAGATCTggttaatgaaaatgttctaTGGCATTAGCTTTGAATTGTCATAGTACTGctatgcaaataataataaataataccaTATTATTGAAGCATATAGTTGGCAGATTACTGCATTGTAGTGTCATCATATTGCAAAATCAATTAGCTATGGTGGACGTTTCATAGTAGTACCATGTTTATAAGAAAATACTTACAGTAGTAGAGTGTCATAGTACAATTATGTACGGGGCATAAGGTCGATGCAGTCTCCAACAAGTTGGTGGCAGTAATGAACCCGGTTGCTTTCCTGCACAtgtaaagagaaaaagaaacccCGGAACTAGGCATCTCTTGGTCAAACGTCAGATGACAAGCTAatctaaacaataacaaaaacacacccaaGCGGTAATAGCTACCCCCAATAATAATACACAACGTATGCCAGGCGTGTAACTTACGAGGGGGGAGCATGGCATTTATAACGGCAAACTGGAATCCACTCGGCGATGCGTTTTACAGGCAAGCAGATTTGAGCAATGTACAGACAGTGTGTGTTAGCCTCTACTTCACATTACCGGAATACGTGCAAAAAATGCTAACTTTATCTAGCTAGATAACTAGTTAGACACCCAGAATTGTATCTATCAGACTGGTTATAAAACCTTGTGGTTTGCTAGCAAATTTGTGTGATACCGAGAACAGTCAAATGTAAGTTAGCTACGCTGAAATAATTCCGCAGTTTGCATGATATTAGTTAGCAAGCTACAGTAGCCACCAAGCGTTGAGCATGTCATGTGACAACAACTGCCATTCATTCTGAAGACAGGGACTCtaccgtgtgtgtgcgtgtgcgtgtgtgatcaCTCTACAGGAAGATAGAGCTGTATGACATGGGATGGAGTTTGCGGGATGGGCTCAAGGATTGCATGGTGGCAGCTGCCCCATACGGGGGACCCATCGGTGagtacataaacacacattacaatGGAACCTATAAAAAGCAGCTAGGAGGGATGCACAGTATGGATTAATTCACTATATAGATACTGTTAGACACTTAAAGGTACTGCCTTGCATTTAGCAGCGTTTTGCCAGGCCAGGGTTTGAATCCGACTCTGGGATTAGTCCAGGGGTCTTGCAGGTGGGTGGTGCAATTGACCAACACTCATCGTGATGTAGCAACTACAAAGTGGGCACATagtgagctcaatcaaggtaCTAAACGCATTCCTTCTGGAACTAAAGGATTCCACTCTAAACTTCCTGGTTGACCAAGCAGCAAGATAAGAACCAGAATGGTagatgtgctttggaagacaTGCATCTTGACCTTGTTTGTCCCGAGTCCTCCTGGAGTGGCTGCAATGAAGCAGGACTTTAATCAAAACAGGGATTTAATCTGTTCCACCATTTGCCActtgctccctccctctgtctctccccctctgtctccccccccctctgtctctccccctctgtctctccccctccatctccccctccacctcttTCCCTCCGTCACCATCTCTCTCGCTTTacctctccctcctttcctacatctctccctccacctctgtctctctctctcagctcttCTGAGGCAGTCACAGAGACCTTCCCCCAGCGCACGTCCCCAGCTGGAGATATACTCCTCCTCTGGCGTCAGCATGGCCAGTTTCCCGGTACACAAACACGCTTTCAAAT contains:
- the cavin2b gene encoding caveolae-associated protein 2b — protein: MCEDAVQAERTSMVHESQDLVVPSPDQPSPSHSLTQLGMGELNEASKSGAPEATTTKDSTPGAGVPGTGPVNAITVLTLLDKLVNMLDTVQENQHKMEVRQAEMEGAVRGIQADMTKLSKSHTHTSNTVSKLLDKSRKVSVTMKEVRDRMERQAGQVKKLEANHSHLLKRNNFKVLIFQEENEIPSSVFVKDPIPTLPEEGEEPAADADANHSMEEGLHTIDLSSDEDVGLEAEQEEGDGLHDLVGDPIEKSRTDKFKRSSLKKVDSLKRAFSKANIEKKMNKIVSQEKREKIKKSLTPSHQKSPGGKSSSFKVSPLTFGIKKNPELEGHHPEAEAEAQVSSQTAVASIELSPLASPDEEASFHEVHSQLAPGLEESKAEADSLEAGDVATSRVLESVQIPEFNGVPDTSPFRRSDIPETDMLVLTEGVSEEYALSATLPQDISHTSSAFVNEDEEEIEMKVKEMEASRLEEEA